In a single window of the Globicephala melas chromosome 10, mGloMel1.2, whole genome shotgun sequence genome:
- the HDAC10 gene encoding polyamine deacetylase HDAC10 isoform X6, whose product MGTALVYHEDMTAARLLWDDPECEIECPERLTTALERLQQRGLEQRCLQLAAREASEAELGLVHSPEYVALVRGTQALGTGELQTLSGQYDAVYFHPSTFHCARLAVGAALQLVDAVLAGAVRNGLALVRPPGHHSQRAAANGFCVFNNVAIAARHAQRQHGLHRILIVDWDVHHGQGIQYIFEDDPSVLYFSWHRYEHGRFWPYLRESDADAVGQGPGLGFTVNLPWNQVGMGNADYVAAFLHVLLPVAFEFNPELVLVSAGFDSAIGDPEGQMQATPECFAHLTQLLQCPGVHPECPGSPGPSLDEPPAARPHEALAQDRALTALGKVLYLLDRILDGQVSSGIAVTPACAAAATLDVAIRCGLSHGAQRLLCLAVGQLDRPPDLTDDGRNLWLNIGGKEAAALSMFHVSVPLPGTTGGFLSCVLALVLPLAYSFQPDLVLVALGPAHGLRDPQAALLAALLRGPAGGRVLALVDEESTPQLAVVLARVLHGEAAPSLGPFSMASPEDVQALMQLRGQLEPRWKMLQVASEAGGPGSG is encoded by the exons ATGGGGACCGCACTTGTATACCACGAGGACATGACAGCTGCCCGGCTGCTCTGGGACGA CCCCGAGTGCGAGATCGAGTGCCCGGAGCGCCTGACCACAGCCCTGGAACGCCTGCAGCAGCGTGGCCTGGAGCAAAGGTGTCTGCAGCTGGCAGCCCGGGAGGCCTCGGAGGCGGAACTGGGCCTGGTGCACAG CCCGGAGTATGTGGCCCTGGTGCGGGGGACCCAGGCCTTGGGCACCGGGGAGCTCCAGACCCTGTCTGGACAGTACGATGCCGTCTACTTCCACCCG AGTACCTTCCACTGTGCCCGGCTGGCTGTGGGGGCGGCGCTGCAGCTGGTGGATGCAGTGCTGGCGGGAGCTGTGCGCAACGGGCTCGCCCTGGTGAG GCCTCCTGGGCACCATAGCCAGAGGGCTGCCGCCAATGGATTCTGCGTGTTCAACAACGTGGCCATAGCGGCCAGACATGCCCAGCGGCAGCACGGGCTGCACAG GATCCTCATCGTTGACTGGGATGTCCACCATGGCCAGGGCATCCAGTATATCTTTGAGGACGACCCCAG CGTCCTTTATTTCTCCTGGCACCGCTATGAGCACGGGCGCTTCTGGCCCTATCTCCGAGAGTCAGATGCAGACGCTGTTGGGCAGGGCCCGGGCCTTGGCTTCACTGTCAACCTGCCCTGGAACCAG GTCGGGATGGGAAATGCTGACTACGTGGCCGCCTTCCTGCACGTGCTGTTGCCTGTGGCCTTTGAG TTCAACCCTGAGCTGGTCCTAGTCTCCGCGGGATTTGACTCAGCCATCGGGGATCCCGAG GGACAGATGCAGGCCACGCCAGAGTGCTTTGCCCACCTCACGCAGCTGCTGCAG TGCCCTGGAGTCCATCCAGAGTGTCCGGGTAGCCCAGGCCCCTCACTGGATGAGCCTCCAGCAGCAAG GCCACATGAGGCCCTGGCCCAGGACAGGGCCCTCACTGCACTCGGGAAAGTCCTGTACCTTTTGGACAGGATCCTGGATGGGCAG GTGAGCAGTGGCATTGCAGTCACCCCAGCCTGTGCTGCAGCTGCCACCCTGGATGTGGCCATTCGGTGTGGCCTGTCCCATGGAGCCCAGAG GCTGCTTTGTCTGGCTGTGGGGCAGCTGGATCGGCCCCCAGATCTCACGGATGACGG GAGGAATCTATGGCTGAACATTGGGGGCAAGGAGGCAGCTGCCCTGTCCATGTTCCACGTCTCTGTGCCACTGCCAGGG ACGACTGGAGGGTTTCTGAGCTGTGTCCTGGCCCTGGTGCTGCCCCTGGCCTACAGCTTCCAGCCTGACCTGGTGCTGGTGGCGCTGGGGCCCGCCCATGGCCTGCGGGACCCCCAAGCTGCACTCCTGGCTGCGCTGCTTCGGGGCCCAGCGGGGGGCCGAGTCTTGGCCCTTGTAGATGAG GAATCCACACCCCAGCTTGCGGTGGTCCTGGCCAGGGTGTTGCATGGAGAGGCAGCCCCCAGCCTGGGTCCCTTCTCCATGGCCTCCCCAGAGGACGTGCAGGCCCTGATGCAGCTGAGAGGGCAGCTGGAGCCACGGTGGAAGATGCTGCAGGTGGCCAGTGAGGCTGGGGGGCCAGGCTCAGGCTGA